GCAGCCTCTCCACCCGCAACATCCGGGAGACGAATCTGGCGCTGTTCATCGGCGGGATACTGCGCTTCCCGCTGGTAGCCAGCTACTGCATGCTGGGCGTGGCCATCGGGGCCTACTCCGCCCTGCACAAAGACTTTATCATGTCCCTGCTGGGGCCAGACGGGAACCCGCGCTTTGACCTGGCGGTGCCGGTCTTCGTCACGCACCACTTCCCCCACGGGTTGATCGGGCTGGTCATGGTGGGGCTGTTTGCCGCGGCCATGTCCTCGCTGGACTCGACACTGAACTCCATGAGCGCGGTCACGATGCAGGACTTCGTGGAGCGCTTCAGCAAGAAGGAGCTGAGCTCGCGCGCCCAGCTCATCTGGTCGAAGCTGACCACGCTGTTCTGGGGCATGCTCTGCCTGGGCTTTTCCTTCTTCGTGGATCAGCTGGCCGGGTCGATCCTGGTGGCGATCAACATGATCTCCTCGCTCATGAACGGCCCGCTCCTGGCCATCTTTACCATGGGGATGCTCTCGCGCCGGATCAACGCCGCCGGAGCGATCAGCGGTCTGGTGGCAGGGCTGGGCGTCAACACCGCACTGTGGGTCTGCGCCCCGCAGGTGTCGTTTCTGTGGTGGAACGTGTCAGGGCTCATCGCCGCCTGGGTGGTCGGCTACGCCGTCAGCCTGAGCACGAAACGCCCGGCACCGGAAAAGCTCGCCGGCAACGTCGTCTCCTTCGGCAAGGAGCCCGGCATGGACCACAAACAGTGGATGCCCTACTACCTCACCCTCGCCGCCTATGGGGTCGGGATTTTTATTTTACTGGCGTGCCTGTGAGGTAGCGGGTAGATCCTTTTTACCGCCTCTCCAATGAATATCCTTCGACTCATTCTCAGACTTATCATTATCGCCCTGTGCGGAATGACGATCTTCCAAAACCTGAGCACGGTGGACGGAAGTCTGCCTCTCAGCGACCTGATGAATCCGGTCTTGATCTGTTCACTCATCCCCCTCGGGCTGATTATCCTCGGTGCTGCCCTCTGTGGGAAGTACCCCGGCTGGCGATGGTTGGCAGTATGGACATCCTTACTCGCCTCAATCGGCGTCGTAATTCACGGTGTAAAATATGCAGTACCCTTTTACTTCGGCCTGAATTTCTCCCAAACCTCACCGACAAATGAAGGACCGGTAGGCTTTGTGGTCGGTCTCCATTTCCTAATCATTGCGGCTGTCATGGCAAAACTCGGCGGACCTAAACGCCTCGAGGAGGAACCCCTCACAACTCCTGATACATGACGAGCGTGTCCACGTAGCCGCGGGTCGCATGCTTGAAGGCGCC
This genomic interval from Ruficoccus sp. ZRK36 contains the following:
- a CDS encoding sodium/solute symporter (Members of the Solute:Sodium Symporter (SSS), TC 2.A.21 as described in tcdb.org, catalyze solute:Na+ symport. Known solutes for members of the family include sugars, amino acids, nucleosides, inositols, vitamins, urea or anions, depending on the system.), which gives rise to MNALDWTIVVLYLVGMIGLSAWLSLRQRDQKDYYLGGNNTGPLPIALSTMATQCSTNSLLGAPATVAFVAGGGLVWLQNELAVPFAMIVLMAFLMPKLRSLGLVSIYAYLEKRFSLSTRLLMSATFLLLRAFATGVTVYGAALVVHLTTGIDMTLAAITLGVVTAVYDMLGGMKAVIVSDVIQIIILWGSILAALGMALYLNGGWTATWANFPEARSAALQLGDFGFNKGDTFAFWPMAIGGFFLYLAYYGCDQTQAQRSLSTRNIRETNLALFIGGILRFPLVASYCMLGVAIGAYSALHKDFIMSLLGPDGNPRFDLAVPVFVTHHFPHGLIGLVMVGLFAAAMSSLDSTLNSMSAVTMQDFVERFSKKELSSRAQLIWSKLTTLFWGMLCLGFSFFVDQLAGSILVAINMISSLMNGPLLAIFTMGMLSRRINAAGAISGLVAGLGVNTALWVCAPQVSFLWWNVSGLIAAWVVGYAVSLSTKRPAPEKLAGNVVSFGKEPGMDHKQWMPYYLTLAAYGVGIFILLACL